The Puntigrus tetrazona isolate hp1 chromosome 13, ASM1883169v1, whole genome shotgun sequence genome contains the following window.
ATCACACCCGGCTCAAGAGCAcgagaaagaaaggaaagcaAAAAGCCAGTCAGCAGGGGGAGGACGAGGAGGAACAGGAAGATGCAGAGGCTAGTGACTATGAGGATGAGCTTCCAGATGACCCAGGTCTGCCAAAAGACTACAAAGACCACAAGAAAACTGTCCAATCTCTTCGTTTCGATCTGGTTTTGAAGACCGGATTGGACACTGCACGAAAGTAAGTTGGTTCAGATATTAATTCTGCCACAGTGATGAGTTGCAAATTAGTATTTTCAGCTCCAATTGCAGGTGTAACTCCTAGTTTTTACCTCAGTAGAAGCCGATCAGAGAATGCAAATTTAGTCTGTGGTGTTTTGGCCAGTGGCTGTGATTAACACACGTATCTCTTTTTAACAGTAATGTGGAGGATGCTTTCTATAACCTCAAGTTGAGACTGAATGGTCGGAAACTCACTAAGAAGAGTAAAATGGTGAGTCAGCACGCCCTAGTGGTATCATCAGAAATAACTTTCCTCAAAATATATCTCGGACTAGTTGAACAACTTTCCCCAATTTCACAAACTTGGTTTAAGCTCAGTCCTGTACTAAAATGAAAGTCTTAAGCTGTTTCAAActgatgttaaaatgtaataagtgaATTTGTTTTGCCTCAAGGTCTACAcccctaatgttttttttttctctctaaggcacatttataaaaattacttaaatgtcctaattgtaCTATGGcttaatcctggtttaggctaagccctgtttGTGAAACTGGGCCCTtttgtatgtaatttaaaaaaaaaattgcctgcTAGTAGTATTCTTCCCATTACTGAATTAATCTCAGTACTGATTAGTATAAGTAGTATAAGCACcttaattacataaaatcttGCCTCCTACAGGTTAAAGTGGGGGATACACTGGATCTAATCCTAAATGAGGACAAGGAAATGGGCACAGTCTTGCTGAAGAGAGTGATCTTGAAAAAGGTGGTTGGAGAGACAAAAGATGGAGAAAAGCAGAGAGTCATTCTAAGAACTTGGAAACATCTACAACTTCCTAAACATGATGTGCACAAGCAGTAGTCTGTTAGCAGACTAACAGACATCTGTGATGTGTTTGAGAGGTGAAGGATCAGAAAACAGGACACTGATATTTCCTATTTCCCTTTCCATCCATTTGATTCTGCATCTGCAGATTAAGGATTTAATTGGTTGCTTTCCATGCCCAACAAAAACTGAAGGTCTTTCTCACATCTTTTCACTCAACAGTAGTTCTCATAAATGttgtattaaagtttttttttttaaattaactttacaGATCACAAATGGAACACAAATGCCACCTATTGTTTAGAGGTGGTTTTGGttgtatgcattttttcattattgtttttttatatatttactagAGTGACAAAATAACATTGTGGGATGAATCAGCTAGTGTTTGGGATATCAACTGTTTTCTGACACCTTATTTAGTTGTCATCATTGTCTTTATGACATTGGTAAATTTCCAGTGAGAATTTTCATACAGGATACAGAATGCCTTTGCATACAAGATTACCAGACAAAAAAGGGACATTAAAAGGTTTTTGCAGAGCatttatgcaacaaaaaatgttaaaacccAAACACCCAAATCttacttttttcttcattataatGGTCATTGATAGAATTTACAAAGAACAAATTTATTCtcgaaaaacataaaatcttcCCTTAGGTATATTCTTTGACTGTAAAATGCTCCTATTGACCTTCACTTGTGAatctgaagtaaaataaaaaggaacatGAAACCCATCTTGGCTAGgaagtgaatttttatttaaaaatatatatataacatataacctGGTGCTATAGTTAAGTACAGATGAATAAGATTTACTTCCTGGAAGGCAGGACATACTTCAATATGTTGATAATTAGAAAAAGCCAGTGCTGCAACATTGCTAcaacttaatatatatatatatatatatatatatatatatatatatttatatattatctcTGCCCTCACCCAAAACTAAAGTGacctattgtttttaaaaactaaatttttacatttaaattgattaagGCTAACTTTAGCTTATCTAATAATTAGACATTAGaataacatcaataataatttgGCATATAAATAGTAACACTAATATTTCACTGTCATGTGATAGTGGTTTCAATCACCAACTTTCTCACCTACGAAACCATCCTGTTTAAGGCCATGAATGTGAACTCGACCAACTGAACTAGACCTTAAACAAGAACAAGTTTCAATATGCTTCAGCTTATGGACTTGTGCAAATAACAGGTATGTTgtgtaaaatataagaaaacgGGTCTGCGCTCTGCAGGAACATTGTCTACGAATAAGTCACAGTGTTGTTTGATCTCTTTGCCTTCTTTAGAATGTCACATTTCTTGCGATTGGGGCGCCTGCAGCGCTCGTCAATGCTTGGCACGCATTCATAGTGCCACACTTCCTCCATTTTGTCAACTGGATAGACTGCTTCCACGTAATGACGAATAAGTCGGAGACGCACAGGGTCCAGCTGTTTCTTGTTGCAGGCCCCAGAGTGGTTGTACTGCAGCCGTAAATTTTCCTGCGTGAAAAGTTCTGGGAAGAGACGGACGAGAAGGCGAGCGGCAAAATTTCCCACAGACAGACTCTGTTGGACAATTTCCCTCACTTCTGCATCTGTGAGCAGGTACTCAGAAGGCACTGGGAAGTCTGGGATGGACACTGAAAGGTCCTCGAGAGGAATTTTGCAGAAGTCCTTGCTGCTTTTCTCCAGAGGTGAAGACAGAATTTCTAAGTCCTCTTTCAGACGATCCGAACTGAGAATATTGATTTGCCCAGCAGTTAGCAGCGAGTCTTTTGGGTCAGGCTCTTGGTCAGGTGAACAGGCCTTCCGTTGTTGCTGGTAGGAACGGCGTTGGTCGGTATCCCGACGCCTGCAGCGCTCATCAAGTTTGCCAACAAACTCAAGGGTCCACACACGGTCGTTCTTAGCTTGTGGGTAAAGCAGCTGGACGTAATGCCGGATGAGACTGATTCGTAGAGGATCCAGCTGTTTCTTTCCTAGAGAGCCACTGCAATTGTAGTATTTTCGTGCATTCTCGTAAGTAAAGAGCTCGGGGAACATTAGAACCAGGAGTCGAGATGCAAAGTTCCCAATTGATAAACTGCTTTCATAGTTATTCTTCAGCTGTTCCTTAGTAAGTAAATACTCCCGAGGAATATCAAAGTCCGGAGAAGGAATCTCCAGTTTGTCAAAATCCACAGGCTCCAGCCATGATTTCTTAGACCTGCGATTTGGTTTCTCATAATCACACAGATCACTGATCTTAACAATGGAGATGTTATCAGGCAGACGAGTGGTGTCATACATTTCTCGGTTGTCACGACTGCTGCCATTGACCGAAGTATTCTCCAGTGCTTCCTCCATTCGTTGTATACACAACTGAAGCCAGGTTTCTTCTGGGATATCAGGGAAATTGGCCTCCATGTATTTTCGTATAATTTCTAGTCTGTCTGAGTCAATGATCAATTGTCCAATGCTGTTGAGGCCCTCTGGCAGCTTGCCCTCCTCAAACACCTCTGGAAAGAGTCTgttcaacaaaaacacaacaagttCCTCGGGTGACGTTAAGTCTTCAGAGTCTGCCTCATGCTGGTCAAACACAACATCTGAACTGACATTGAGATGAACATCATTATTCTCTCCAGAGTTGAGGGAAAGACTCTCATCCTGGGCATCTTCACTGATAAAATGACAAGCATGATTGGGTTCCATGTCAAACCCGATAAGCACTGGAGCCTGTTTGTCATGCATCTGACCACTCTCCATGTCCTTTTGAGCCCAGAAACGATTCAAGAAATCATTGATCTGCAGCAAGCACTCCGTCTGCCAGACATTTTCGTTTTTGACCAGCGGGTAGCAGACTTCAACATAGTTACGTATTAGCTGAAGGTGCAATGAATCCAATGTCCGTTTAGTTGTAAGGCTGCATGTGCTGCAGCCATGTGTGCATTCCTTTGCTGTGAAAAGTTCTGGGAACAGTTGAACAAGAAGTCTACAGCCAAGATCTCCCGCAGTGGACGTTTGCTCCATCAACTGGGTGAGTTCTTCACTGGTCAGCTGGTATTCAGGAGGAGGCTGAAATTCCATGACCATCTCAGAGGGCTTCATCTGCTTTTTGATGCGCGTCACTTCAAGCGAGAGCAAATCCACCTTACTATGCAGTTGGGTCATGCTGGAATTCAGCGTGTTTAGGAGGAAGAACATCTTCTCAATGAGCGGGTAGAGGTGAGAATCCAAGGCAGCAGGAGACCCTGGGACCCCCACATTAGTGGAGGCCTTAAGCATGTGATGCTTCCTGGAGTTGCCCAGTTTTTGTAAGTGAACACCATTATGGCTTGTTCTGACTCCATTGTGGGCTCCATGCTGGTCCAGATTGGATGCAGCTTTGCGCTCAGAAATGCGATGTGTGATGCTGTAGAGTGGTTTCCTGTATGAAGAGATGGGAATCTGCTCCTGTGGAGATAATCTGTGACTGTGAGAACATGACCTGCTTCCATTATCTGAACTGCCATCAAGGAGATGTTCTCCTACCTGAAAAGTAAGTGTGAGATGTTGCTGTTAAAAGCTTGTACCAAAAGAAAAATCAGACCAGACAGCCTGCTTTTTAGCAAATTAAAGaacactatttttgaaaatgttccaACTCCCCTCCCCTACaacagttaaacagttgagttttactgtttatgaTTACATCAATTGGATAAATAACTTTGCTGCCATAACATGGGTGCAGTGGGCACAATGATATTACACAGTGCCTAAAAATTGTCCCCATCATTTTCAGTTGCCATGTAATATCATTGCACCTGCTGCAGCTATGGCATGAAAGCAAAGTTCCTTAATTATTCcgccggaatgagagtatagttcttAGCCATATCAGCCTAGTAAatcgcaacttttcattttctgtctgtcttagtacatgatgtaactacagaagaggtCAAGGAAAAGTATCGAATCACTTTGGTCAAGGTTTTTTAGCGAGATTTTACTgttctaatcagattcaatgatctatgctaaactGCTACCACAGACTGGAGATCAACTGAATAGATTTGAAAtaggtaaaactcaactgtttaactctaggggagtggCATGTTCCTTTAACCAGTAGAAAAATTCAAGTTTTGACTGAAACAAATATTCCTTTTCATTATAGGCACTTCATCCTACCTGCGTTGTCACCTTGACCCTCTTCCCGCTAGTAGGCCCTTCCACCTCAGGGACTGTGTTTGTTGCTGATCGTTTTGTAATGCGTTTAAAGAAGCTCTCCATCTTTCCCTCAGTGTTTTCAATAACATCCTCTGCATCTTTCTCGACTTTAACTTCTGGAGAAAAGCCAAGTATTCAAGAATAAAAACCATTCAAGAATGCTGAGAAACACGAGAAGGCAGCATTTCACATCTCTGTATAATTGTAATAGTGAGACCGAACAAAGATCTAATTTTCATCTGGTGTTAGAATCTGTCTGTTGTtctgatcacaaatgattaGCCAAGACATTTATATCTGGTAGTAACATGCATCTTCATtgagcatttacatttttattatgttttatatttattttatttacgaATGTGATGTTTTGACAAGAATTCAAGTTATTTTAGTGAAGTACCTGTAAAATCTGGATAACAGAAATCATTTCACATGAACTTTTCTACTGCATATCGATATCAGACATACCAGACAAATGTCATGATGTGTTGCGAATGTATAGAAAGTTAAAGAAGTTGATAGAAAAGAGATGTCATGGCAAGGTAAGAAGttgatatttttgatgtaaTAATTATGTTAGCACactatttaaattcattaaaaatcttttcatgAAAAGGCTGATTCCTTTAGAGTATAATGTATCAAGCAGCAACACAACCCTTGTTTTAGTGGAGTGGTTAAATTTACAGGTAGGCATACTGTCATACATGTTATTTATACCTGTATTTAGTCCTGATTTCTGTTTCAAGTGATTCAGTCACCAGTGATCCTAATAGCAAGTATACAGTAGTTAAGAACTGAATTGAATCATAAGAcattcttgtcttaggacaaattttattaactttttttgatcCACCTCAAATGTTGATTACTATATACTTTTAATACGACATCTTCACTCAACGTGAAGGAGAGTCATTGGATAAGTTGATTTGGACTGTGTTTCAATGTGATGCATGTTACTAGACAGAGCTATTGTGATTTTTACTAAAAGGTCAAAGGTGAGAATGATTCTAGTGAATGGTTATTTACATACTTTTATCAGGCACTTGTCCATCTGCGTTAACCATGCACACAGAAGAGCTCATGTCCTGGGAAGAGACACACAAGACCGATATTATCTGATGGTCACATTTCTAATCTGACCACATATATCTATGCACGCCTCTCTTACACTTGTCAGTTATAGCAGCAGTTGGAGGTTTACAAATAGCTGATTATCATATTGCTAAAAtcataatatgttttttaaaaaggaaccGTTTGTCCTGCTGGAAGACACTATTGCAAACAACTGGAAACAAATGTCATGGCAACCGTGTGAAAATTGTAATGCGTGCAAAACTTTATTCTGAGAGTGAACGCTCTCCACGGTGAAGTTCTGTGAGATTGTTTTcctatttgtttttcatgtcttGCACCGTGAAGTCTCGCCAGAGCACCGGAGCGGCGCTGCTTCGCCGTACCGACCCCCGTCCACCGGCTCCACTTCCTCATTCTTCCAGTGGAAACCCCACGGATCGGTACAACCGCGGACACCGACGGACAAGCGGCTTCCTACTGCGTTCCTTCTGTGGGCGGCATATGTCTTAAGAAAATTACGTACCGTTTACGTTTTTTTGTGCGGTAATACGGAGTGCTGCCCTTCTCTCTCGTGTTTCCCCTCCCACCCTTCCCCGTGCGCAACTCTCCCTCTTGCGTGACGCGGCAAGAAAAACATCCACCGATGAGTTTTCGCTCCGTCTCGCGCACCACGGCGCGCATAAACTACCTGCGCGGCTGAAATCAAACTCACCTTTGCGACTCCGGGCAGCCGTGTGCAGTAGGTTAGGAGGCATTAGCCATGGTCGCGTCTTTAAATCCAGTGGATTTGTCCACGGGTAACTGTTGTCCGTGTTTCTCTCCGCTGCTTTTTTTCTCTAGTCAGTGCCCTCTCGCGTGACGTGACGGTACTGTGTCATTTCCGCACAGCTGTGGGTTTGCTGTGGGTTTTTGCCAGCCCACCCCACGTGAATCCTCGAGCTGCTGCGCCGTGGCAGTAAAACACGCGGAGTGCGCTCGGTGGTGTGGGACTTCTCGTGACACACTAGTCATATCGAGAGGCCCCTCGAGTCGCGCGCCTGAGACCCACGAGTGTAAGATCACCCGCGTCATAGACTTCTGCGACCATATAAACCTACTGTTGAATTTGTTTGAGAAAACTTGTAATAGCAAGTATAATATTTAAGATTGTGTGCgcaaatattgtttatattaaaaaaacgttttatagtgcattctggggttttttttatttattctaaaacatTATTGATTTCAATGTGGCCTACAGCTAAATAAATGCCGCTTAGCAAATTCTAAGTAACAAGATTGGAAATTTAAGCCAACACCAAGAAAACCAAACGATAGGCTTCCACGAATTGTTTGGATGCACTTTGTTCTCACAGAAGGTTTTgcgtttaataatatttagttttcagttttttatattcattaactAAAGTCGCCTTTGATTAGGCTTAGTGTAACATTAATGTAACTCGTCTGTAACATTTAGGAATGAAATGTACGATTCtcatcaaagaaagaaagaaagtgataaATAATTAGTATAGCCTACATTTTGCGTggtttcaaatgcattttggaTTAAGGTTAGCACTTTTCAAGATGTGTTGTTTGACTGACGTGTGCTCACTTTTCATTTACGTAGGTCCAAATTGCTGTCTGTAATGTTTCATAGGCTACGGCTACCGTCATGTTATCTTGAAAAgccacttttaaaatgtattagaaCATTATCAGCAAATAAAACAGGCTAAACAACATATTACCGTCCACGATAGGTACaactatacaatatatatatatatatatatatatatatatatatatatatatatatatatatatatataatataactacCCCAGTGTTTAAGTTAACTGCCAGTTTTCCGCCGTCTAGTGGATATGACAAGTACTGCAGGTCAAAGTGGCGTTGTATTGTGACacgtttcaaataaatatttacttttattcaaatatatgcattatttttttattaacgacgtgtttgtatattttattgttggATACAAACAATCCCGCAAATGGAGCACTTTGAAATCGAAGAATAAAACTCCATATACACATCAAGAAGGGTGTGATtcatatttatactgtatacaaATATGCGACGATCTATTTATGGCTGACGTGGCCTACTTTGTGACAATCCCAAACCACAAGAAAACATTGCACCTTACACTAAAGCAAATAGGTGAAACAAGTCCGCCGCTGCCCTCATTCTCGcgcgcaaacacacacctctGAGACTATGTTCTCAGACACTCATCAGCTGCACCCGATGTGGCCAATGTACCGTAACGCGCATTAGTAATGTCTGCATTAGTGATGTCTGCATTAAGTCACGGAGCCGTGGCTCTTTGAGATGTGGGTGTGATGAGGCGCCGGTCATTATTCAGGTAATGTGGGCTGTTTGATCCATCACGCGGTCATGCGATGATGCTCTTGCCTCTGTTCTATGGGACGCGCGCGCAGTGAACGGGGAGTCTCGCGCTGCTCGTTAAAGACTCATTTGAACGCGCGCTGATCTCATTTTTTATCTCATGAGAGGACGAATTACATCCGTCAAATCGAGAAAGGATAGCTATTTTAGTGCCAAAATATAGGCATTTTAAACGCCCGCAGTGCTGCAAATAACTCTTAAAtccattgtaatttattttgtccGGCTAAAACTCCAATACAGTCATGCTCGTTTTAATAATAAACCGTTTTATGAACACACAAggaaaataaaaccaaactgACAGCCATAATTTAACCGCTGTCCAGATGATTGTTTTGCTTTCCATAACAGATAAAAGCACGTGTGCACACACAACAAGAGCGCTTCTGATTAATTGTATTATAGCCTTATAACAAGGACCTGAAACAGCGatattaaaattttagtttcaatGCACGCACACCAAATCTAGGTGACTGATCCTGGACCAGCCTTCTCCAGTCCCAAAATAACTCACACAGACCCAAACACATAAAGGAGGCGGAGTGGCCTGTCTGTATGGAATAAATGAGTGTTGTAATAGTTTTGAGCTTGGCTGAAGTGGAGCTGCtatcatgcacacacacacacacacacacacacacacacacacacacacacacacactctctctctctctctctctcgcttgcTCTACCTGTGTGAATCCAGCCACCATGTCATCAGGGGATCGGATTGCCACGAATCGCCAAACCGCAAAAAATCATTTCCATGCGCAAAAACAGAGACGGGATCAGGTTTCGAGGGGATGATACTGACGGCCATAAACTCAagtctgtgtgtatgtctgaCTTTCGATAGGCCACTGTCTGACTCCcataacatacacacacaaacatatatgtaGGCCTACCTGAACACAAGGCCTTTATGGGGCCCTAAGCCGAATTTCATTTGGGACCCTTCAGTGCCGAAAATATGACTGGTTATTgtcaaagcttgtttattcacacaaatctaACACACCCATCAGATTTGTATGTTATAGTGCTGCCTATACTCTTGTTTCCCTGGTATGTTTTTAGTCTTCTGggattttttattgtaacagttGCAAACTTACAAGAGTGGTCAGGGGTTCATTTGCACTTAACATTTAAACTCTTAATGTGTTAAAAAGGCACACTTAATGTGGTGTACTTAAAAGCAGCCAAATAAACCAGCAGACAATGCATTTACAGAAcataaacaagtaaaatgacattatattaaaatgtctatttgctGATATTTTGATGGTTAAACATGAACTTccctaaaacaaaaagataccCTACCTAGGATATTTGGATCTGTGATAAGAAATTCTGATCACAGTGACACTAATAATAAAGTCTGATGAAATTCTGATCAGGGCAAGGCAGCACAAAAGTTTGCCTCTGACAGGAGGTGTTGTGTCTTTGCAGGTTTTCACGGGGAGTTTTCTCAGGTCTGCTTGAGGCCAAAATGAATTTTTCATGTATGACCAGAGGGCTGTCCCGCTCCTACCGAGCAAATTTAGTGTAATATCCTGCCTACATATCCGAGGCCAGAGAGAGACATTGGAGGAACTCTGAGCACTGATGTTTCTGCATGCATGTTCTTGCCTTTCTGTCCTTCAAGCaattcaagtgtgtgtgtgtgtgtgtgtgtggcccgGCGGCTGTCGGTGGTGACCGTCACTCACCTACGCCCAACTTCACACCCTAGTCGTCCCCCCCGTGGTCACCCGGGAAACCGCAGGCTGCCCAGGCTGGCGCCAGTCCTCTCGCTGAGCTGATCAATACTGCAGCATTTCCTGCACATTCACTCAGGTCACACACTCACCTCATTAATTATTACTGCCAACACTGCTGCTGGAGCACCCCGGGcacccacaacacacacacacacacacacacacacatacacacactcacaaattgTCATCGGTTTTcggataaaccttttttttttttttaatgccaccCCCTATAATACTAATACGTTTCTCTATGGTCACGAATCAACTTACAGTGATAtcaataatgtttgtttgtcttcTTTAAAGTGGTGTATAGAAACACTGTCTTCTGTTAAATACTGCAGGGAATTGTAGAAATGTTAGAATAAACACTGACACACTGATTTGTTTCAAAAAgacatcacatttttattttaaaagataaagcTGATTTGTTGGCTGAATGCATAGTGTGTATGAGTCTGGTAAACTCAACTGCGTGGCGCTCATCAGTTCCACATAAAAATCATCATCTGTAGGGCAGGTGGGAACCGCAAACACTCCAAAGTAAGGCCCTTTAAAACAGCACCCAAAACAATCACGATCAACCTCCAGCAAGGCTCAGTTTCAGCATTATTCAGCTGCATCACACGGAATTGGATTCATATATACATCCGGACTGAAAGCATCTTCAGAACTTGGTGACGGCGCAGGCCATGTTTTCCAGTGCCGACCGAGCTTCTGAGGCTGCGAAGCACTTCATGGCCTCTAAGGCCTTGTTGCCGTGGTAACTGCACAGGTCAAGCGCCTGGTTCACGCCTCTTTCCATCTTTATCAGGCCCTGGAGCTGGAGAACACATAAGAATGAGGAAAAACTTAAATATCACTCCATCAAACTAATCAACTGATGTaggaaatgtaatatttttttaaccaaatttaGAGGCAAGGGACCATTTGAAACAGGCAATTTCTACAGATCAACCAGGTTTGTTTGCAAAACAAATTATAGTGGATAACTCTAATAAGGTATAATTATATGTTTGGCATCGTGAACTAAGAAAAAATACTTATACTGCATCTTGGTTAATTATctgtatgcattaaaaaatggtttttgttggttaaaatggttaaattgttattttattaagaaagttaaaacaaacagcattttgcatgtttttttaatcactaaTGTCCTCAAAgtctattttaatgcatttttcttgaATAATCTTATTGAATAAAccttattgaataaataaatgtcttttaataaaatcttaaacatttgaatagcagtgtatattatctatataatataaaaaaaaatcatcatcaaTATATCATGAATAACAGtcaataaaatatcacaataacaaaaaaatatgcataatgcattttttaacgtataaattattattaaatgaaaacccAGAATATTCCACACTCTTCCTCACTCAAATGATCTTGTAGTCCTCCACTGTCACATCAAAACATGTTTTGCTGGAGGCCATTTTGCCAAATGAATTCTGGGATGTGTTGTGGTAAGAAGCCCTTGGGGGCCTTGAGTTCAAAACAGCAGAAGAGGCCTGCTTTTACTAAAGTGCGTGAGAAAGCCAAAAAGAGGGAGACGGAGAGAGACGTGGATGTGGGACGGTAGATGCTGACATCAACTAATTTCTCACTGATGTTTGAATAGTCATACTCTTCTTTGACTTCAATGAACAGAAGAATAATTTCAGGTTGTCAGACCGAGATATGACCTCATGACCCCTTTCCAAGACAAATTCACACCAAAAAAACAAGCCAGACAGTGAATACTGGAGAGATTAATGTTGCATTTATGTGCTGATAACAGAGatatgtgatgtgtgtgtgtggggggtgaTGCGTCTGTCTGTGCCCTGTTGAAGGAGAATCTTGTGTGATGTTGCTGTCAAAccgtctctctgtctcctctacAAATAAACCTGCCACTCTATCCCCCAATATCCTGTTTCTACGGCGACCCGAGCTGCTTGtgccctcctcctcttcctgccCCCTCCCCACTGCCTCTAACTGtctccccttctttctttctgtctttcttctcCTTCTGACTTTGGAAATCAAATTTCTGAACTTGCTATCAGTTACAAAGAACAAACACTCCTATCAGCACACTCAGGGCTAAAACCAGCAATATCCACATCATTGGTCGAACAATGTGGGTTTTTCGATGACCGATTCTTAAACTTTTACTTCAATATGCCTCAGATTCCACTTACTTGATTACATTATTTAACGTACAGAAACGTTGTTTTTCATATCCCGGTGCAGGCTTTCCATGTACTTCTATTAGTTGTTATACTGagcagggttattatagttaactcaaacaaaaactgaaactgaaagtaaaactgaaacttgtttttgaattaaaatataatcaacttaaaatcaaataaaaaatatataataaaaatatatattttttgtcaaggttaatttagtttaaaccgatgtattaaataattaaaacaatactgcaatattgcaaatatatattacaaaaacgCAACAAAATTACacaacctttaaataaaatgaaaacagaaaatataaaataaaataaataacactaatgCTAAGCTTATGCTAATTATATTTTCCACTCCCTAACCCTTTTTTGTTTGCCTTTTCAGACTTTCATCaagatattttgttgtttattaagtTCTTTTCCGGCATATAGTCATATTAGTAGGCGATTTAAGGTTTTGctatcttttaaaaacacatatttaaataaaaacttcacatttgtttcttttttcattaataaggcattaattaacttctatttgtttatttataaacattcacacacacgctGGGACCCTGGGAATGATTTCATGACTCCTGGGGAATCGATTTGTATCACAGATGTATGAATGTTTCATCAGAAGTATTGTGGCTGAAATCATTGATTAGTGGTTTGACCAGGAGGATTGATTTCTCTTGAATTCAATAGACAATCTCACTTTTTCATtggctaaatg
Protein-coding sequences here:
- the bend3 gene encoding BEN domain-containing protein 3 isoform X2, which produces MSSSVCMVNADGQVPDKKVKVEKDAEDVIENTEGKMESFFKRITKRSATNTVPEVEGPTSGKRVKVTTQEQIPISSYRKPLYSITHRISERKAASNLDQHGAHNGVRTSHNGVHLQKLGNSRKHHMLKASTNVGVPGSPAALDSHLYPLIEKMFFLLNTLNSSMTQLHSKVDLLSLEVTRIKKQMKPSEMVMEFQPPPEYQLTSEELTQLMEQTSTAGDLGCRLLVQLFPELFTAKECTHGCSTCSLTTKRTLDSLHLQLIRNYVEVCYPLVKNENVWQTECLLQINDFLNRFWAQKDMESGQMHDKQAPVLIGFDMEPNHACHFISEDAQDESLSLNSGENNDVHLNVSSDVVFDQHEADSEDLTSPEELVVFLLNRLFPEVFEEGKLPEGLNSIGQLIIDSDRLEIIRKYMEANFPDIPEETWLQLCIQRMEEALENTSVNGSSRDNREMYDTTRLPDNISIVKISDLCDYEKPNRRSKKSWLEPVDFDKLEIPSPDFDIPREYLLTKEQLKNNYESSLSIGNFASRLLVLMFPELFTYENARKYYNCSGSLGKKQLDPLRISLIRHYVQLLYPQAKNDRVWTLEFVGKLDERCRRRDTDQRRSYQQQRKACSPDQEPDPKDSLLTAGQINILSSDRLKEDLEILSSPLEKSSKDFCKIPLEDLSVSIPDFPVPSEYLLTDAEVREIVQQSLSVGNFAARLLVRLFPELFTQENLRLQYNHSGACNKKQLDPVRLRLIRHYVEAVYPVDKMEEVWHYECVPSIDERCRRPNRKKCDILKKAKRSNNTVTYS
- the bend3 gene encoding BEN domain-containing protein 3 isoform X3, with the protein product MLKASTNVGVPGSPAALDSHLYPLIEKMFFLLNTLNSSMTQLHSKVDLLSLEVTRIKKQMKPSEMVMEFQPPPEYQLTSEELTQLMEQTSTAGDLGCRLLVQLFPELFTAKECTHGCSTCSLTTKRTLDSLHLQLIRNYVEVCYPLVKNENVWQTECLLQINDFLNRFWAQKDMESGQMHDKQAPVLIGFDMEPNHACHFISEDAQDESLSLNSGENNDVHLNVSSDVVFDQHEADSEDLTSPEELVVFLLNRLFPEVFEEGKLPEGLNSIGQLIIDSDRLEIIRKYMEANFPDIPEETWLQLCIQRMEEALENTSVNGSSRDNREMYDTTRLPDNISIVKISDLCDYEKPNRRSKKSWLEPVDFDKLEIPSPDFDIPREYLLTKEQLKNNYESSLSIGNFASRLLVLMFPELFTYENARKYYNCSGSLGKKQLDPLRISLIRHYVQLLYPQAKNDRVWTLEFVGKLDERCRRRDTDQRRSYQQQRKACSPDQEPDPKDSLLTAGQINILSSDRLKEDLEILSSPLEKSSKDFCKIPLEDLSVSIPDFPVPSEYLLTDAEVREIVQQSLSVGNFAARLLVRLFPELFTQENLRLQYNHSGACNKKQLDPVRLRLIRHYVEAVYPVDKMEEVWHYECVPSIDERCRRPNRKKCDILKKAKRSNNTVTYS